In the Dendrosporobacter quercicolus genome, AATCGATATTAATCGATGCGTTCGGTGTCATTTTGGGCAACAGGGCATCTACTGATCACATCAGGAAAGGCGCTGAAGCTTTGCGGGTCGAAGCCGTTTTCGACACTGCCGGCAATACCGCTGTGAGCGAGCTGTTAGAAGGGCAGGCAATCGCCGCGGAAGAGGACGGCACATTAATCATCAGCCGCAGATTTACACGTAACGGCAAGAATGCCATTACCGTCAATGGCTGCCATGTAACCCTGGGGTTTTTGCGCCTGTTAGGTCAAAGGCTTGTCGATATGCACGGGCAGCATGAGAACCAGTCCCTGCTGCGGCCGGAAACCCAGCGGCTGCTTTTGGACTCCTTCAGTACGGAGCTGAAGGCTAAGCTAGAGCTTTACCGGTCGGTCTACGACAAGTGGCTGGCAATCAGCCGTGAGCTGACCGCCAGTGAGAGTAAGTCGCGGGAGCGGGCGCAGCGGCTGGACATGCTCAAATGGCAAACGGACGAAATAGCGGCAGCCAGCCTTAAGCCTGGTGAAGACAGCGAACTGGCGGCCCAGATCAAAGTGCTGGCCAATGCTGAAAAAATAACAGCTTCCCTGCATCAAGCCTATTCCATTTTGAATGACGGCGGCAAAGGCCACGGGGCTGTGATCGGCGGTCTGGCCCAGATAAAGCGCGAACTGGAAACTGTTGTGCGCTATAACAGCAAATTTGAAGCGCAGCTGACGGTGATTACCGACGCCTTGTATCAGCTCGAAGACTGCAGCCGTGAATTGCGCAATGATTATGAGAGTCTGGAGTTTAATCCACAGCGGCTGGCCAGCTTGCAGGCGCGGCTGGAGCTTATTGATAAACTGGCGAAAAAATACGGCCCCTCTACGCAGGATATATTGGACTATTATCAGCAAGCTCAGCAAGAATTGATTAGTATGGCCGGATACGATGACCTGCTCGACGCCCTGGGCAGGCAGAAGGATGAACTTGAGCGGAATTTAAGTGGCCTGGCCCGGGAGCTTACTCTGTTGCGGACAACGAATGCCGCTTTACTGGCTGAGGAAATTGAACAGCATTTAATCCATCTGGGCATGCCCAAGGCGAAATTGCAGATTGCCGTAACAGAAACCGGCCATTTTACGGCTGCCGGCTGCAATGAGATCAGCTTTTTGTTCTCGGCCAATGCCGGTGAAGAGCCGCAGGCTGTTCATAAAGTGGCGTCAGGCGGTGAACTGTCCCGCCTGGCGTTAGCCATAAAAACTGTTTGTGCGGCCAGGGATAATGTCGGCACAATGGTTTTTGATGAAATTGACAGTGGAATTGGCGGCCAGACAGCTCAAATGGTTGCGGAACGAATCGCGATGGTTGCTGCAGCCAAGCAAGTATTATGCATCACGCATTTACCGCAAATTGCGGCTATGGCCGATGCTCATATTTATCTAGAGAAACAGGCGGATGATGAACGAACAATTACCAAAATCCGCTGCCTGACTAAAGCTGAACAATTGACTGAATTAGCCCGGATGCTATCCGGCACAGTGACCGATTTAGCTCTTGACAATGCCGCTCAGATGCTTCAGTTTGCATTAAATAAAAAAGAAAAATGGAAAAATAAAGCGTAAGCGAGAGCTTGCGCTTTATTTTTGCTTAAAATCGTCTTTAATAAACTTCCAAGGCAATAAATGCATCTAATTCCGGAATAATCCCCAAAAAAATCGGGAAATCTTTATTTTGAGATCAAAAAATATTTCGCACTGTCCAGTACTGCGCCAATCTTGAAACGGCAAGATAATGGCGAGACGGATTTTTGTGAGACAAGGCGGAATGAGGCATACCAAACGTATGCCGATTGACGACAACGCAGTATTACGGAAATTCGTCCGTCAGTTGCTGCTATTCAGGGGTGGTGCAGTACTAGGTTGGCACAAATGGTACAGGGAGTGATGGCACACTATGCTGGGTACTAAATGGCGTTCCGTTGTGGGAATGTGTATTGCCGTACTGATTATCGCTTTTTCGTCTTCGCCTCAGTTCCGTAACATTTACGGTCTTCCGCTCCAAATGAGAATCATTCAGGGAGAGACAGCTTTTTTTAATGTAAACTATCCGCTCACAGTTACGGTAAGTCAGGATTTGGATGACAGTTTAAGAATCAAAACCCAGCCTTCAGGTTATGCCATTTCCCGGCCGGTCTTTTTGGAACCGGTAAAATTGGGGCGGGCGACTGTTGAGTTTAAACTGTTAGGCTTAATCCCCATTCGCACCGTCCAGGTCGATGTACTGCCTCAGTTGAAACTCGTTCCCGGCGGCCATTCCATTGGTGTGGTAATGCAGTCCCACGGTGTTATTGTCGTCGGAAATTCACCTGTTCAGGTAAATGAAGGTCAATATGTGACGCCGGCTAAAGATTCCGGGATTCAGGTGGGAGATGTAATTCTGGGTATTAATGATACTCCGGTGCACAGCGACAGCCAGGTTGCTGAAATGATCGACGGCAGCGGCCGGGAGCAGGTGCTGCAGTTTCTTATTAAGAGAGGTGATGAACAGCTGACAATCAGTGTAAAAACAGTTTTGTGCAATGATACCAAACGCTACCGGATTGGCTTGTTTGTCCGGGACAGCGCGGCTGGCGTGGGTACGCTGACTTTTTACGAGCCAGGTTCGCAAGCTTATGGTGCATTAGGTCATGTGATTACCGACAATGATACCAATCAGCCGATTGATTGTGAACAGGGCAAAATTGTACCGGCAAGCGTGTCCGGCATTCAGCAGGGCAAACGTGGCCAGCCCGGCGAAAAGATCGGCGTATTTATTGAAGAGGATCAATTGCTGGGCAATATTCAAAAAAATACAAAGTTTGGAATTTACGGAAAGCTTAACCAAGCGATGGACAATGCGGTTTATTCCGAAGCATTGCCGGTGGCATCAATGAATCAAGTGCAAACAGGCGCTGCGGAAATGCTGACTGTGGTTGAAGGCCAGACCATTGAACGGTTTGCCATTGAAATCCAGCGGATTAACTTACAAAACTTTCCGGAAAGCAAGGGTTTGGTCATTAAAGTGGTCGATTCACGCTTATTAGAGCGTACCGGGGGCATTGTCCAGGGAATGAGCGGCAGCCCTATCATTCAAAATGGCAAAATCGTCGGGGCTGTTACCCATGTTTTTGTTCATGATCCAACCAAAGGATATGGCTGTTTTATTGATTGGATGTTAATGGAAAGCGGGATCATACCGCCCAAAGAACAGCAAACAAGCAAGCGTTTATTCACCTATGGCAGCCGTTTAAACAAAAGCGCTTAAATTCAGGCGGAGTTGAACTGCAGGAAATATGCAGTTCAACTCCGCTTTTTCTGATAATTTTAATAAATTAACAAAATGTTGGGTTTTTTTTCCATACAAGGAAGGAAATGACGGGGATTTGTCGAAATCTATTTTCAGAAGATCATAAAGCGCAAGGAGAGGATATAACGGTGGTTAAAGAAAGAATTAGAGTAGCTATTGCTGATGATAACCGGGAATTTGTAGGCATTATTCAGGAGTATTTAAGTCAGCAGCCGGACATTGATTTGATTGGTGTAGCGTACAATGGCGAGGAAATTTTAACAATCATTGAAGAAAAGAAACCGGATGTCGTAATTTTAGATATCATTATGCCTCATCTTGATGGCATTGGTGTCTTGGAACGGATTAATGAGTTTAACGGCAGACGTCCCAAAATTATTATGCTGACCGCTTTCGGGCAGGAGAGCATTACCCAGCGGGTTGTGGAGCTGGGGGCTGATTATTATATTTTAAAGCCTTTTAACATGGAAGTGATTAGTAACCGGATCCGTCAGCTGGCCAGCACAATTACGTCTCAGCGGCCAGTGATCGCCCAGGCGCTGAAAGCCCGGCCAATGGATCTGGAGGTAACCAATATTATCAGGGAAATTGGCATTCCGGCGCATATTAAAGGCTATCAATACTTACGGGATGCAATTATGATGATTATTACGGAAATAGAATTGTTAGGAGCTGTGACCAAAGTTCTGTATCCAATGATTGCCGAAAAATATTCCACAACGCCCAGCCGGGTTGAACGGGCCATCAGGCATGCCATCGAAGTGGCCTGGGGCAGGGGCAACATGGATATGATTAACCGGATATTCGGTTATACCATAAAACTGGAAAAAGGCAAACCTACCAATTCCGAGTTCATGGCAATGATTGCCGATAAACTGCGCATGGAAATGCGCGCCTGATAAGATCAGAGACATAAAGCCCGTTCAGCGAATACAGGAAGCTGAAACGGGCTTTTGTTATGCAGTGCGGTATGGTATGATAGTTTAGGCTAATGCAGTTTACTTTCAATGAGTTCTTTGACTGTTGTATAGATTTGTCCGGCTTCCCGCAGGAAGCGGCGAAGGTCTTTGATTTTGCCGGACATATACAGGCCATGGTACATCGTAATGATTTGCATGGACAATCCCTCCCTTAAGCAATATATATGAAAGGTTTTAAATAATATGCCAGGAGGCTATAAAATGATGGATCATCTCACTGAAAAATTTATTAAATCTGAAGTGGTTTTTAACGGCAGCCTGTTAACCGTTCGTCGTGATACCGTAGAGCTGCCCAATGGCAAGCCGGCCACCAGGGAGTTGGTTGAACACCCCGGGGCGGTGGCCGTAGTGCCGGTGCGTTCCGACGGTAAGGTATTACTGGTACGGCAGTATCGCTATCCGGTAGGCCGGTTAACCCTGGAAATTCCAGCCGGTAAGCTGGATCAGGGAGAGAAGCCGGAGGATTGCGCCAAACGGGAACTGGAGGAGGAGACCGGTTATCAGGCCGGCAAACTCCGGCGGCTGTCGGCAGTCCTGACAACGCCCGGTTTCACCAATGAACTGATTCATCTTTACGTTGCCGAAGAATTGGTATTGAAAGAGCGCCATCCGGACGAAGATGAGTTTATTGATGTTGAAGTTTTCTCGCCGGATGAAATCAGGACAATGATTGAAAACGGCGCGCTTTGTGATGCCAAAACATTGTTGGGGCTGTTGTTGGCAGGTTTGTAAATGAAGAATTTTTTTGCGGATTTACATATTCATGTCGGTATGAGCGAGCAGGGCCAATGGGTCAAAATTCCCACATCACGCCGGCTAACCATCCACAATATTTTAGCAGAGGCAGCCGAACGCAAGGGACTGGCGCTAATTGGCGTTATTGACGCCTTGTCGCCATTGGTCTTAAATGATTTATCCGACTTGGTTAACCGTGGTTTGCTTACTTTATGCAGCGGCGGCGGCTATCGCTATCTGGATAAAATCACCCTGCTGTTAGGTGCGGAAATTGAAACCGTTGAGGCCCGGGGCGGACAGTCGCATACCCTGATTTTCCTGCCCGATATTGCTGAGATGACCCGGTTTTCCCAGCGGATGGCCAATCATATCCGCAATATCAACCTGAGTTCGCAAAATGCTCATATCCCTTTGGGCAGGTTAATTGAAATAGCTGGCGAGCATGATGCGGTCATTATTCCAGCCCATGTGTTTACCCCCCATAAAAGCCTGTTTGGCGTGTGCTGCCATCGCCTGGACTCCATTCTTACCGACCGGCAAATAGCCCGGATTGGAGCCATTGAGCTGGGCCTAAGCGCTGACAGCGTGATGGCTGACCGGATACCGGAATTGGCGCAATTTAGTTTTTTGTCTAATTCTGATGCTCATTCGCTGGATAAAATTGCGCGGGAGTACAATGTTTTGATGATGGCTGCGCCCAGCTTTACGGAGTTTGCCAAGGTCTGCCGCCGCCAGGAAGGGCGCCGGGTCGCGGCCAATTATGGACTGGATCCCCGGCTAGGTAAATATCACCGTTCCTGTTGCCCCTCCTGCGGGACGGCAGTCGCAGCAACTGTTTTACCCGGTCAATGTTCCGTCTGCGGCGGCAATCAACTGATCCAGGGTGTATTTGACAGGATTGAACAAATTGCTTCTTACCGGCTGCCGCAGCATCCCGGCCATCGGTCGCCCTATATTTATCAGATTCCGCTGGAATTCATTCCTGGTATTGGCAAGAGAGCCATGGCCAAATTGCTAGCCGACTTCGGCACGGAGATGAATGTCCTGAACAAGGCCGGTTATGCCGAACTAGTGAGCAGCGTCGGTGAGCGGCTGGCCGGCTGCATTGCCGAAACGCGTTCCGGCCAGGCCCGGATCGTCAATGGCGGCGGCGGCGTTTACGGCCGGGTGAAAAGGCACTAGCACCTAGGACAAATAGGTATAAACAGGGCGGCCCCTGCATAGTTTGTAAAAGGTAACTAAGCAGGGAGGAGCAGGCTATGCTGGGCTATTTTCGCCAGAATCTGGCTGAATATCTAAAATCCAATATTGTGGCTTATTTTTTTATTATCCTGATCTTTATTGTGGGGATCGTCGTTGGGGCACTGGCAGTGAAAACCCTGCCGGATGAACAGAAAACCGAATTAATCAGCTATCTGCGGATATTTTTTACCGGCCTGGTCAAAGGGGCCGATGGTATTGGCGATACTTCCGGCCTGTTAGGAAGCGCTGTCCTGAACAACATAAAAACGGTCAGTTTAATGTGGGTTTTAGGGTTTACCATTGTAGGCATCCCGTTCGTACTGTTTATGATATTTACCCGGGGCTTTATTATCGGCTTTACCGTTGGTTTTTTGGTTAACGAATATGTAATGAAAGGAATGCTGTTTGCTCTTGCAGCGGTATTGCCTCATAATTTTCTAGCGATACCGGCCATTGTGGTTACCGGTGTGGCCTCAGTTTCGTTCTCTCTCCGGCTGCTTCGCCGCAAAGCGCGGACCCGTCCGGGCATAGTGGCGGAATCGATCAATTATACCGGTATTTGTTTGGTCATGCTGCTGCTGATTGTCGTTGCAGCCTTTATTGAGGTGTATGTTTCTCCGGTGTTTATGAAACTGGTGGCAGGTCTTTTATTAAAATAACAGGTTGACAAAGAGCTATGACTATATAGCTCTTTTTTTGTTGTCAAAGATCGGGGGATAATAGATTAAACAGTCTTTCCCGTTTTTGCTGTTCGGTTGTCGTTGATATACAGCAAGCAAAGCTTAATTACAGCTTGGACAGGAGGAAACTTCAGTTAAAAATAAGTATTGCGCGTTATAACGCATAGGTATATAATTGGAATTGAACGTTATAACGCACGAAATGGAGCGTATTAGAACAAGGTGCGGGAGGACTTAAAATGGCTTTACCTGTTGTAATGGCTTTACTGGCTGTATATATATTCTGGGGAGGGACTTATTTAGCGATGAAAGTTGCTATTGAAACATTACCTCCTTTTACAATGGCGGGAATACGATTTTTAATAGCCGGGGCCATTGTATATGCCTGGCAAGCGGGGCGAGGCGTGGAACAGCCAAAGCCGGTTCACATGAAGAACGCAGCTATTGTGGGCGTTACGATGCTGCTGGGGGGGAATGGCTTAATTGTGTGGGCTGAGCAATATGTATCAAGTGGTATTGCTGCTATTATTTTCGCTACGGTACCATGCTGGGTAGCTTTGCTTTCCTGGCTTTGGCAGGGGGGCGCGCGTCCTAATGTTATGGTTTTTGGAGGACTCATCCTGGGGATTATTGGAATTTTACTATTGGTGAATAATTCTGTTGGCGAACTTTCGAGCACTGCATCACAGTGGATTGGTTATATGGTATTAGTAATTTCATCTCTGTTCTGGGCGGTAGGTGCACTCTATTCCCGGGTAGCGAAACTGCCTGCATCGCCATTTATGGCTACGGCGCTGCAAATGCTTTTTGGCGGAGGAGCGTGTTTGTTATTTGGCTTGATGATCGGTGAATGGCCGCAACTAAATTTTGCTTTGGTATCAAACCGTTCGCTGTTTGCCTTAGGATATTTAATTGTATTTGGTTCTATTATTGGGTTTAGCGCCTATATCTGGTTATTAAAAGTAACCGATCCTACATTGGTGACAACTAATACTTATGTTAATCCGATTGTAGCGGTATTTCTCGGGTGGGTACTTGCCGGAGAACGAATGACCGGTAATGATGCGTTGGCCGCCATCATCATTGTATTGGCTGTTATTATGATCCATAAGGCCAATCATCGGAAAAAGGTGGTGATTCCTGCCCCAGAGCAAGTAGCATTGACTATGGGGCAGGAGGGGAAATGATTAACTCTTAAAGAGAGCGGTTTAGAAGAGTGTCTGTTATTCAAACGACAGCAGGCGTTCAATGATAAAATCAACTATTTAAAGGAAATCCGGCCACTTTATTCGAATCCCAAAAAGTATGTAGAAATATACTCAGGAGGGGAAGTTGATGACTGTAGTCTTTGCAGACCGTATGGAGTTTTTGAGAGCATCTGAAATTCGTGAAATTTTAAAAATTACTCAACGGCCGGAAGTCATTTCTTTTGCCGGAGGGCTTCCGGCTCCGGAACTATTCCCCGTGGAAGAAATGAAGTGTGTTGCTTTAAAGGTATTGGAAGAGTCAGGAAAACAGGCGCTTCAATACTCAACTACCGAAGGCTTTGAACCGCTTCGTAAACAAATTGAGGTCAGGCTTAATAAAAAATTCAAGGTAGATGTTAAATACACCAATATACTTATCACCAGCGGCTCACAACAGGCCTTGGATCTTACCGGAAAGCTATTTTTAAATCCACAGGATATCGTTCTTTGCGAAAGTCCGACTTATTTAGCAGCAATAAGCGCTTTTAAAGCCTACAAGCCTAATTTTATTGAAGTGCCTACGGATGATGATGGAATGATTATCGGAGAACTGGAAAAGATTTTACAAACTACTGTAAATATAAAGTTCATCTATATTATTCCGGATTTTCAAAATCCAACGGGCCGGACGTGGTCTTTAGACAGGCGTCGACAATTTATAGAAGTAATAAATCAATATGAAATCCCTGTAATTGAGGATAATGCTTATGGAGAATTACGATTTGAAGGTGAAGTTTTACCAGCTATTAAGTCCTTTGATTCCAAAGGTCTTGTCATTTTTGTAAGTACTTTTTCAAAAACTTTCTGTCCTGGGCTCAGGATAGGCTGGATAGCAGCTGATACTCAATTTATTGAAAAATATGTGCTGCTTAAGCAGGCGGCGGATCTCCATACCTCCTCTATAAGTCAAAGAGAAATATCCAGATATATAGAATTATATGATTTTGAAGCGCATATTAAAATGCTGGCTGAGGTATATAAAGGCCGCAGGGACGCTGTGGTAACTGCGATGCAAAAATTCTTTCCTCAAAACGTCAGGTTTACTTATCCCCAAGGCGGCTTATTCACCTGGGTGGAGCTGCCCAGGCACGTTAGCGCGAAAGCGTTATTAGAAAGATGCCTTAAACAAAATGTGGCTTTTGTCCCGGGAGATTCTTTCTTTCCGAATGGACGTATCGAAAATACCTTCAGGCTTAATTATTCCAACATGCCGGAGGAAAGAATTTACGAAGGTATAAGACGATTGTCAAAAGAAATTGAAAATTACTGAAAGCTTAATTTCGGCAGGCATAGATGCCTGCTTTTTTTGTCTGTTGGTCAACTTAATTATCACAAATGATTACCCGTAATCATTTGTGATAATTAAGTTGCATAAAAAAAGTAAAATGCCAGCATAAATGGCTATTGAAAGGCATAGATAATTACTAGCCATAAATTATGATATTAAGTTAAGCAATGGAAAGCGGGGTGAGTAAATGGTAGTCGTTTTTCCGTTAAACCATTGGCTGAAAAGGCTTAAAATTGGCGTACAGATCGTCATTTTAGCGGTTATTTTATTTTACATTTTACCCAAGCTTCTCAGCCAGCTCTGGTTCATGAATCAAGTTGAGGAAAGAATTAAGCCGGACTACCTGGAAAAACCGCTGCGCGTAATAAATACCTTCACGCGGAGCGGTTAATTACAAAAAACGTAAAATAGCAGCTTATTTTGACAGTAAAATAAAGGAAATCTAAGTTTTATGTGGAATAGCTTCAAAGTAAGTGCTTGGGCTGTAAGGATCGGAAACTGGGAAAAGGGTGGTAAAGAAATGGAAGGTTATGTTAATGAGTTTATTAACTATCTTGCTGTTGAGCGTGGTTTAGCGCAAAATACTCTGGAATCTTATGGAAGAGATTTACGTCAGTTCGAAACCTATTTGCAGAGCGGTAAAATGGAAATATTAAAAGACTCTAATCGCAATACCATCCTTGGCTATTTAAGCAATCTTCAATCTAAAGGCCGCGCTGTTTCAACAATCTCGCGTAATCTGGCGGCAATTAAGTCATTTTACCAGTATCTGGTGCGTGAGCGCTATATAGATAAAGATCCGGCAGCCAGTTTGGAGTCTCCCAAGCTGGAAAAAAAACTGCCTAAAATACTTTCCATCACTGAAGTGGAGGAACTGCTTAAACAGCCGAATACCCTGCTGCCAACCGGCTTACGTGACAAAGCTATGCTTGAGTTGCTTTATGCAACCGGCATTAGAGTATCAGAGTTGATTTCGTTGAATATCTCAGACGCCAATCTGGACATGGGCTATATTAAATGCTACGGCAAAGGCTCGAAAGAGCGTATTGTACCGCTTGGTTCAATTGCCGCCAAATGCGTTCAGGAATATATTGCCAAAGGCCGACCTAAACTGGTGCGTACCTATGAAGAGCCGTCACTATTTGTCAATCACCACGGCAACCGGCTGACCAGGCAGGGCTTTTGGAAAATCATCAAGAAATATGCCCAGGAAGCCAGTATTACCAAAGAAATTACCCCCCATACCTTAAGACATTCTTTTGCCACCCACTTGCTGGAAAACGGGGCTGATTTGCGTTCAGTCCAGGAAATGCTGGGTCATGCCGATATTTCCACAACGCAAATCTATACTCACGTGACGAAAAACCGCTTAAAAGAAGTGTATGATAAAACGCATCCCCGAGCATAATACATTTAATTTTATTCATTCAAAAAGGTGTATTTTGAACTGCATCAGGGATGCTTTCATTTGCCAGGGCTTGGTGCAAGCCGGATTTGCAAATTCTTTATAAGGAGTTAAAGAGCTTTGTTTAAACGAGTCATTATTTTAGTGTTAGACAGCGTTGGTATCGGTGCGGCTCCTGACGCGGCTGAATATGGAGACGGTAAAGTAAATACGCTGGCCAATATTGCTCGCTCACAAGGCGGGCTTTTTTTGCCTAATCTGGAAAAAATGGGTTTGGGCTGCATTGAAGACATCACCGGGGTTAAAAAAACTGCGGCGCCGCAGGCCAGTTACGGTAAAATGGCTGAAATATCCAAAGGAAAGGATACCACCAGCGGACATTGGGAATTGGCAGGCTGCCCGTTATTTGCGCCTTTTCCGGTATACCCGGACGGCTTTCCCCCAGTGATGATCGAGCAGTTCACGGCGCTTACGGGGCGTAAAATTTTGGGAAATAAAGTGGCTTCCGGAACGGAAATCATTGCCGAACTCGGGGCCGAGCATATGCGAACCGGTTATCCGATTGTATATACCTCGGCTGACAGTGTTTTTCAGATTGCCGCCCATGAAGAGGTGATACCGCTTGATCATTTATATGAGCTGTGTAAAATCGCCCGCGAACAGGTTTGTACCGGCGAGCATGCGGTTGGCCGGATTATAGCCAGACCGTTTACCGGCAGGCCGGGTGAATTTGTCCGGACCGCCAACCGGCATGATTATAGCCTTACCCCACCTGCGGATACAGTGCTTGATGTGATGAAAGCAGCCGGATATTCAGTTACCGGTATTGGCAAGATTGGCGATATTTTTGCGCACCGCGGCCTGACCCGTTCTGTTCCCAGCAAATCGAATGCCGATGGTATGGAAATATTAACTGCGCTGACCAGGGGAAATGCCGGGAATGGTCTGATTATGGTTAACTTGGTGGATTTTGACAGTAAATACGGTCATCGTAACGATGTTGCCGGTTATGCCGGCGCCCTGGAACAATTTGATGAAGCTTTGGGCCGCTTGCTGCCGGCAATAGCCGCCGGAGATTTATTGCTGATTACCGCTGATCATGGCTGTGACCCCACTGCCCCCGGAACGGATCATACCCGTGAATATGTGCCGCTTATGGCTTATGCTAAAGATGGCCGGGGTCAGCCGCTGGGAACACGCAGCACCTTTGCGGATGTGGCGGCAACCGTAGCCGCTAATTTCGGGTTGCCGCCATTTGCCTATGGAACCAGCTTTTTATCCGAACTATTATGAGAGGTACAGCCAAATGAGAATGCCTGATATTATTGCGAAAAAGCGTGATGGCGGCCAGCTTGATCAGCTTGAAATCCGGCAGCTGGTTACTGATTATACCAATGACCTTATTCCTGACTATCAAATGGCGGCGTTTTTGATGGCGGTTTTTTTGCAGGGAATGACGTATGAAGAGACGGCAGCAATGACCATGGCGATGGCCGAGTCAGGAAAGTGTGTTGATTTGAGCGCAATTTCCGGAATTAAAGTGGACAAACACAGTACCGGCGGCGTCGCTGATACGACTACGCTGATTTTGGCCCCTTTGGTTGCCGCCGCCGGTGTTCCGGTGGCCAAGATGTCGGGGCGGGGTCTAGGGTTTACCGGTGGTACAATTGATAAGCTGGAGTCAATTCCCGGCTTTCGTACAACCTTAACCCAGCGGGAATTTAGTGACAATCTAAAAAGATATGGGGTGGCTCTTACCGGTCAAAGCGCGGATGTAGCCCCGGCTGACGGTAAAATTTACGCCTTGCGCGACGTAACTGCTACTGTGGAGAGCATCCCGCTAATTGCTTCATCGGTGATGAGTAAAAAAATTGCGGCCGGGGCTGATAAAATACTGCT is a window encoding:
- a CDS encoding NUDIX domain-containing protein — protein: MDHLTEKFIKSEVVFNGSLLTVRRDTVELPNGKPATRELVEHPGAVAVVPVRSDGKVLLVRQYRYPVGRLTLEIPAGKLDQGEKPEDCAKRELEEETGYQAGKLRRLSAVLTTPGFTNELIHLYVAEELVLKERHPDEDEFIDVEVFSPDEIRTMIENGALCDAKTLLGLLLAGL
- a CDS encoding EamA family transporter — its product is MALPVVMALLAVYIFWGGTYLAMKVAIETLPPFTMAGIRFLIAGAIVYAWQAGRGVEQPKPVHMKNAAIVGVTMLLGGNGLIVWAEQYVSSGIAAIIFATVPCWVALLSWLWQGGARPNVMVFGGLILGIIGILLLVNNSVGELSSTASQWIGYMVLVISSLFWAVGALYSRVAKLPASPFMATALQMLFGGGACLLFGLMIGEWPQLNFALVSNRSLFALGYLIVFGSIIGFSAYIWLLKVTDPTLVTTNTYVNPIVAVFLGWVLAGERMTGNDALAAIIIVLAVIMIHKANHRKKVVIPAPEQVALTMGQEGK
- the spo0A gene encoding sporulation transcription factor Spo0A, encoding MVKERIRVAIADDNREFVGIIQEYLSQQPDIDLIGVAYNGEEILTIIEEKKPDVVILDIIMPHLDGIGVLERINEFNGRRPKIIMLTAFGQESITQRVVELGADYYILKPFNMEVISNRIRQLASTITSQRPVIAQALKARPMDLEVTNIIREIGIPAHIKGYQYLRDAIMMIITEIELLGAVTKVLYPMIAEKYSTTPSRVERAIRHAIEVAWGRGNMDMINRIFGYTIKLEKGKPTNSEFMAMIADKLRMEMRA
- the spoIVB gene encoding SpoIVB peptidase; this translates as MLGTKWRSVVGMCIAVLIIAFSSSPQFRNIYGLPLQMRIIQGETAFFNVNYPLTVTVSQDLDDSLRIKTQPSGYAISRPVFLEPVKLGRATVEFKLLGLIPIRTVQVDVLPQLKLVPGGHSIGVVMQSHGVIVVGNSPVQVNEGQYVTPAKDSGIQVGDVILGINDTPVHSDSQVAEMIDGSGREQVLQFLIKRGDEQLTISVKTVLCNDTKRYRIGLFVRDSAAGVGTLTFYEPGSQAYGALGHVITDNDTNQPIDCEQGKIVPASVSGIQQGKRGQPGEKIGVFIEEDQLLGNIQKNTKFGIYGKLNQAMDNAVYSEALPVASMNQVQTGAAEMLTVVEGQTIERFAIEIQRINLQNFPESKGLVIKVVDSRLLERTGGIVQGMSGSPIIQNGKIVGAVTHVFVHDPTKGYGCFIDWMLMESGIIPPKEQQTSKRLFTYGSRLNKSA
- the spoIIM gene encoding stage II sporulation protein M, which translates into the protein MLGYFRQNLAEYLKSNIVAYFFIILIFIVGIVVGALAVKTLPDEQKTELISYLRIFFTGLVKGADGIGDTSGLLGSAVLNNIKTVSLMWVLGFTIVGIPFVLFMIFTRGFIIGFTVGFLVNEYVMKGMLFALAAVLPHNFLAIPAIVVTGVASVSFSLRLLRRKARTRPGIVAESINYTGICLVMLLLIVVAAFIEVYVSPVFMKLVAGLLLK
- the recN gene encoding DNA repair protein RecN gives rise to the protein MLKTLTVLNFALIEQAIVDFTAGLNILTGETGAGKSILIDAFGVILGNRASTDHIRKGAEALRVEAVFDTAGNTAVSELLEGQAIAAEEDGTLIISRRFTRNGKNAITVNGCHVTLGFLRLLGQRLVDMHGQHENQSLLRPETQRLLLDSFSTELKAKLELYRSVYDKWLAISRELTASESKSRERAQRLDMLKWQTDEIAAASLKPGEDSELAAQIKVLANAEKITASLHQAYSILNDGGKGHGAVIGGLAQIKRELETVVRYNSKFEAQLTVITDALYQLEDCSRELRNDYESLEFNPQRLASLQARLELIDKLAKKYGPSTQDILDYYQQAQQELISMAGYDDLLDALGRQKDELERNLSGLARELTLLRTTNAALLAEEIEQHLIHLGMPKAKLQIAVTETGHFTAAGCNEISFLFSANAGEEPQAVHKVASGGELSRLALAIKTVCAARDNVGTMVFDEIDSGIGGQTAQMVAERIAMVAAAKQVLCITHLPQIAAMADAHIYLEKQADDERTITKIRCLTKAEQLTELARMLSGTVTDLALDNAAQMLQFALNKKEKWKNKA
- a CDS encoding endonuclease Q family protein, which encodes MKNFFADLHIHVGMSEQGQWVKIPTSRRLTIHNILAEAAERKGLALIGVIDALSPLVLNDLSDLVNRGLLTLCSGGGYRYLDKITLLLGAEIETVEARGGQSHTLIFLPDIAEMTRFSQRMANHIRNINLSSQNAHIPLGRLIEIAGEHDAVIIPAHVFTPHKSLFGVCCHRLDSILTDRQIARIGAIELGLSADSVMADRIPELAQFSFLSNSDAHSLDKIAREYNVLMMAAPSFTEFAKVCRRQEGRRVAANYGLDPRLGKYHRSCCPSCGTAVAATVLPGQCSVCGGNQLIQGVFDRIEQIASYRLPQHPGHRSPYIYQIPLEFIPGIGKRAMAKLLADFGTEMNVLNKAGYAELVSSVGERLAGCIAETRSGQARIVNGGGGVYGRVKRH
- a CDS encoding PLP-dependent aminotransferase family protein; amino-acid sequence: MTVVFADRMEFLRASEIREILKITQRPEVISFAGGLPAPELFPVEEMKCVALKVLEESGKQALQYSTTEGFEPLRKQIEVRLNKKFKVDVKYTNILITSGSQQALDLTGKLFLNPQDIVLCESPTYLAAISAFKAYKPNFIEVPTDDDGMIIGELEKILQTTVNIKFIYIIPDFQNPTGRTWSLDRRRQFIEVINQYEIPVIEDNAYGELRFEGEVLPAIKSFDSKGLVIFVSTFSKTFCPGLRIGWIAADTQFIEKYVLLKQAADLHTSSISQREISRYIELYDFEAHIKMLAEVYKGRRDAVVTAMQKFFPQNVRFTYPQGGLFTWVELPRHVSAKALLERCLKQNVAFVPGDSFFPNGRIENTFRLNYSNMPEERIYEGIRRLSKEIENY